The following is a genomic window from Candidatus Binatia bacterium.
CGTCCAAGTCCCACGTCCGCTGCTGCATGCGCGGGTGGCTCGCGAGCACCTCCTGCCACCACTGCGGATAGATCTGATCGCGCGTGCTCAAGACCGCAATGGCCAGACGTCCACCCGCCGCACTGACAGCGCCCTGCAACCGCGCCAGCAGGGCTCCGGTATGACTCCACGCCTCCTCCCAGGCCGGATCGAGTGCCGGAGCGTAGACACCATAATCGGCTGGCACACCATCGTGCTGCGGCACCGTCTTTACCGCTTCCGCCTTCAACAACCCGTGCCGAATCAAACTCTGCGCCAGCTCGGGATGGCGGATCAGGAGGATCTGCCGGAAATAGTGATACATGTCGGAGCGCGCCACCAACCCGCGCCAGCCGCCAGGCTGCGGCCGCACCCCTTCTCCCACAACTTTTTCGAGTGTTCCGTCCGGCCCGTACACCGGCTTGAGCGCGTCCTCCAACGTCGGGCTGTTATTCTTCACGTCGTTGCCAGGATAGAAGGCCAGCAGCACCAGATCCGGCTGGTAGCGCTTGCCCTCTCGTTCGAAGTAGAGCAGCTCACTGGAAGTACCGTATCCGCTAACACCCGCGCTCACAACCTCTATTTTCCCCTGCCCCAGGTCCCCATTGAGCCGTTCCTCCAGCAACCGCGCCAAGGTCGACTCGAGGGGCACGTGCATGGCCTCGACAAACGAGTCACCCAGCACCAAGATGCGAAACACGCCCGCAGGTTTGGCGTACTGGTGTTCGACGTCGCGCAGGCCCTCGTGGTTGATCTGGACCGGGACCAGGAACTCGCGATCTTCCTGCGTCCACCAGCCCCGATGCCCCGGGATCAGGCGCACACCGAGCACGGGATCAGGCTCCCAAAAGCGATCCGGCACCAGGTGCAGCCAGCGGATGCCGACTTCGAGCAAGACCAGGGCGACTAGGATACCCATGCCGGCAAGCACGACGCCCGCCAGCAATTCGCGACCGCGCTTCACGTTGCTTCAGGAATCCTTCCGGATGACGCAGTTTCCCATCACCAAGGCATCCATGCCGCTGCGCATGAACGTACTGAAGGCGTTGGCCGGTGTATTCACGATCGGTTCGCCCTTCAGATTGAAGGAGGTATTCAAGACCACGGGGACGCCGGTCGCATCACCAAACCGCTTGATCAGCCGGTAGTACAATGGACTTTCACTCTGGTGTACGGTCTGCAGGCGTGCCGTATTGTCCACGTGCGTAATCGCGGGCAGCACCTCGCCCTGTCCCTCTTTCACGTCGACAACGTAGAGCATGAATCGGGCCGGGTAATGCTTGGGCGCATCGGGAAGATCGAAGTATCGTTCCGCACACTCGGCTAGCACCGAGGGCGCGAAAGGACGAAAGGGCTCGCGGAACTTGATCTTCACGTTGACAATTTCTTTCATATCGTTGCGGCGCGGATCGGCGATAATGCTGCGCGATCCCAGGGCACGCGGACCCCACTCGAATCGGCCTTGCGACCACCCGACGACGTGCCCGGCTTGCAACTCCTCGACCACGGCATCGAGCAGATCCTCTTCGCGGGAATACGTCTGGTGGCGCGCGCCGCAGCCGCGCACGAAATCGTTGACCTGGCCTTGCCCGTACTCCTGTCCCCAGTACGCATGCCGCATGACGAACTGGCGTGGCTTGCCGAGCGCACAATGGTACACGTAGAGGGCGGCCCCCAGGGCCCCGCCACCGTCACCCGCCGCGGGCTGCACAAACACTTCCCGGATCGGGGTCTCGCGAATGATGCGGCCGTTGGCGACGCTGTTCAGTGCGACGCCACCGGCCATACAGATCCGGTCCAGCCCCGTTTCGCGGTGCAGGCTGCGCACCATGCTCAGCACGATTTCCTCCGTCACCTGCTGAATGCTGGCCGCGACGTCGGCGTAGTACTGGTTCTTCGCTGCCAGCTCGGCGTAGTTTGACGGCTTGGGCTCGAAGTAGGACGGGTAGCCCGAACTCTCGGTAAAAAAGTGCCAGGACGGGTCACGCGGC
Proteins encoded in this region:
- a CDS encoding carbamoyltransferase — protein: MRILGISCFYHDAAAALIVDGELVAAAEEERFSRKKHDSDFPRLATRYCLDTAGITAQDLDYVVFYEKPFIKFERILTTAVQVVPKSWKVFGDAMTTWLLDKLWVKNFIRQELGIPASRILFTEHHLSHAASAFLCSPFDEAAILTIDGVGEWATATMGRGKGTGIQLLREIRFPHSVGLLYSAFTAFLGFEVNEGEFKVMGMAPYGKPRYVDKVYKLIHLESDGSFWLDMDYFCFHHSSTRTYNRKFTDLFGEPRDPSWHFFTESSGYPSYFEPKPSNYAELAAKNQYYADVAASIQQVTEEIVLSMVRSLHRETGLDRICMAGGVALNSVANGRIIRETPIREVFVQPAAGDGGGALGAALYVYHCALGKPRQFVMRHAYWGQEYGQGQVNDFVRGCGARHQTYSREEDLLDAVVEELQAGHVVGWSQGRFEWGPRALGSRSIIADPRRNDMKEIVNVKIKFREPFRPFAPSVLAECAERYFDLPDAPKHYPARFMLYVVDVKEGQGEVLPAITHVDNTARLQTVHQSESPLYYRLIKRFGDATGVPVVLNTSFNLKGEPIVNTPANAFSTFMRSGMDALVMGNCVIRKDS